Sequence from the Motilibacter aurantiacus genome:
CTGGGTCTCCGGCACCGGCGTGAACGCGAGCAGCGGCACCGAGTGGCGCAGCCGGGAGACCCGGCGGGCCGAGTCGCCGCTGGTGGTGAACGTGACGAGGTACTTGGCCCCGAGCTGCTCGGCGACCTCCGCCGCGGCGCGCGTGATCGCACCGCTCTTGGTGTGGGGGCGGGTGCCGAGCGGGCGGATCTCCGAGAGCGCGTCCCGCTCGACCGTGGCCACGATGCGGGCCATCGTCGAGACCGTCTCGAGCGGGTACTTGCCGACGCTGGTCTCGCCGCTGAGCATGACCGCGTCCGCGCCGTCGAGGACGGCGTTCGCGACGTCGCTCGTCTCGGCGCGGGTGGGGCGCGAGGCCGAGATCATCGACTCGAGCATCTGGGTGGCGACGATCACGGGCTTGGCGGAGCGGCGGGCCAGGTCCACCGCGCGCTTCTGCACGAGCGGCACCTGCTCCAACGGCAGCTCCACGCCGAGGTCGCCGCGGGCGACCATGATGCCGTCGAATGCGTCCACGATGCCCTCGAGCGCATCGACCGCCTGCGGCTTCTCGACCTTGGCGACGACGGGGAGGCGGACGCCCTCCTCGTCCATGATCCGGTGGACGTCGACGATGTCGTTGGCGTCGCGCACGAAGGAGAGCGCGATGAGGTCGGCCCGCAGGTGCAGCGCCCAGCGCAGGTCCTGGATGTCCTTCTCGGACAGCGCCGGCACGCTGACGCCGACGCCGGGCAGGTTGATGCCCTTGTTGTTCGAGACGACGCCACCCTCGACGACCCGGGTGACGACCCGCGGCCCGTCGACCCGGACGACCTCGAGCGCCACGCGGCCGTCGTCGACGAGCAGCGGGTCACCGGGCGCGACGTCGCCGGCGAGGCCCTTGTAGGTCGTCGAGACGATTTCCTGGGTGCCGGGGATGTCCTCGGTGGTGATCGTGAACTCGTCGCCCGCCGTCAGCACGACCGGCCCCTCGGCGAACGTGCCGGTCCTGATCTTCGGCCCCTGGAGGTCGACGAGGACGGCGATCGGCCGGCCCGTCTCCTCCGCGACCTGGCGGACCCAGCGGTAGCGAGCTTCGTGCTCGGCGTAGTCGGCGTGGCTGAGATTGAAGCGGGCCACGTTCATGCCGGCCTCGACGAGCGCCTTGATGCGCTCGTATCCGTCGACGGATGGGCCCAGCGTACAAACGATCTTTGCGCGGCGCATGGTGCCGAGCCTAGTGAAGGGGCCGGGGGCGCTGTCGGGTGCCCCCGGCAATGGGAGACGTGCCCTTCGCCACTCGCTCGTGCACAGGCCCTCGTCCCTGTGCCCCCCGCCGCTTCGGAGCAACCGCGGACGCGTCAGAAGCGGGCCGCGATCTCGCGGCAGAACGCCTCGAGGTCGTCGGGCTTGCGGCTGGAGATGAGCGGCCCGGCACCGGACTCGTCGACGTGCACCTCGGCGTCGACCCAGGTGCCCCCGGCGTTGCGGACGTCGGTCTGCAAGCTGGGCCAGGAGGTCAGCGTGCGCCCGCGCACGGCGCCGCTCTCGATGAGCGTCCACGGCCCGTGGCAGATGACCGCGACCGGCTTGCCGGCGTCCAGGAACGCCTTGGCGAACGCCACCGCGGCGGGGATGGTGCGCAGGTTGTCGGGGTTGGCCACGCCGCCCGGCAGCACGAGCCCGTCGAAGTCGGCCACGTCCGCGGAGTCCAGCGGCACGTCGACGTCGAACGTGTCCGCCTTGTCCAGGTGGTCGAAGGCCTGCACGGTGCCCGCTTCGGGGGCCACCAGGGCGGGCGTGCCACCCGCGTCGCGCACGGCCTTCCACGGCTCGGTGAGCTCGACCTGCTCGATGCCCTCGGTGGCCACGAGAAAAGCGATCTTCTTGCCCTGCAACGCCATGAGCGCGTCCTCCTCGGGAAAACAGCTTTCCGGTACAACCGGCAAGCCTCCCCGGGGAGGACGCGCTCTAGTCGGCGCCCGGCCTGCGGCCGGGTGTGACGAGGCCTACGCTTCGACGGCGATGTCAGGCCAGCAGCGGGCGAGCGGTCGGCGGGATCGGCACCGGGAGCTCGGACTCGCAGCCCTTGAGGTACGCGTCGACCCCGGCGGCGCAGGAACGGCCCTCCGCGATGGCCCACACGATGAGCGACTGGCCGCGGCCGGCGTCGCCGGCCACGAAGACGCCCTCCACGGTGGAGGCGTAGGACGCGTCGCGCACCACGTTGCCGCGAGCGTCCAGCTCGACGCCGAGCTGCTCGACGAGGCCGCCCTTCTCCGGGCCCACGAAGCCCATCGCGAGCAGCACGAGCTGCGCCGGGATCTCCTGCTCGGAGCCCTCGACCGGCTGGAAGCGGCCGTCGACCATCTGCACCTCGACCGTGCGCAGGGCCTTGACGTTGCCCTGCTCGTCGCCGACGAACTCGGTGGTGTTGATGGCGTAGAGCCGCTCGCCGCCCTCCTCGTGGGCGCTGGAGACGCGGTAGACCATCGGGTAGGTCGGCCACGGCTGGCTGCTCGGCCGCTCCTCGGTCGGGCGCGGCATGATCTCGAACTGCTTGATCGAGCGCGCGCCCTGCCGGATGGACGTGCCGAGGCAGTCGGCGCCGGTGTCGCCGCCCCCGATGATGACGACGTCCTTGTCCTCGGCCGTGATCGGCACCTGGTACGTCGCGTCCCGCGCGTAGCGGTTGGCGTGCGGCAGGAACTCCATCGCCTGGTGGATGCCACCGAGCTCGCGCCCGGGGATCGGCAGGTCACGGGCGGCGGTGGCGCCGATCGCGAGCACGACCGCGTCGTAGCGGGCGCGCAGCTGCTGGCCGGTCACCTCGTGCCCGACGTCGACGCCCGGGCGGAACCGGGTGCCCTCGGCCTTCATCTGGGCGATGCGCCGGTCGACCTGGCGCTTCTCCATCTTGAACTCGGGGATGCCGTAGCGCAGCAGGCCGCCGATCTCGTCCGCCCGCTCGTACACCGCGACGGTGTGCCCGGCGCGGGTGAGCTGCTGGGCGGCCGCGAGCCCGGCCGGGCCCGAGCCGACGACCGCGACCGTCTTGCCGGTGAGCCGCTCGGGTGGCTGCGGCTGGACCCAGCCCTCCGCCCAGGCGCGGTCGATGATCGACACCTCGACCTGCTTGATCGTCACCGGGTCGTCGCCGATGCCGAGGACGCACGCCGCCTCACAAGGCGCCGGGCACAGCCGCCCGGTGAACTCCGGGAAGTTGTTCGTGGCGTGCAGGCGCTCGATGGCCTCCTGCCAGTCGTCGCGCCAGGACAGGTCGTTCCACTCGGGGATGAGGTTCCCGAGCGGGCAGCCGTTGTGGCAGAACGGGATGCCGCAGTCCATGCAGCGCCCGGCCTGCGCACGCAGGCCGTCGACGCTCATCTCCTCGTAGACCTCGTGCCAGTCACGGATACGCACCTCGACGGGGCGCCGCTTCGGAAGCTCGCGGCCCGCCTTGAGAAAACCCCTCGGGTCAGCCACGGGAAGCCTCCATCACCACGGTGTCGACGTCGAGGCCCTCGGCGAGGGCCTTGGCGCGCGCCTCGAGGACGCGCTTGTAGTCCCGCGGCATGATCTTGGAGAAGCGCGCCGCGGCCGCGTCCCACTCGGTCAGCAGGCGCAGGGCCACCGCCGAGCCGGTCTCCTCCCGGTGCTTGGTCACGAGCAGCCGGAGCAGCTCGAGGTCCTCGGCGTCGAGCTGCTCGACGTCGACCATCTCGCGGTTCACCCGGTCCGCACGCAGGTCGAGGATGTACGCGACACCGCCCGACATGCCCGCGGCCACGTTGCGGCCGGTCGGGCCCAGGATGACCACGGTGCCACCGGTCATGTACTCGAGCGCGTGGTCGCCCACGCCCTCGACGACCGCGGTGGCGCCGGAGTTGCGGACCGCGAACCGCTCCCCCACCAGGCCGCTGACGAGCACCTCGCCGGAGGTCGCGCCGTAGAGCGAGACGTTGCCGGCGATGGTGTTCTGCTCGGCGGCGAACGGCGCGGACGCGTCCGGGCGGACGATGAGCCGGCCGCCCGACAGCCCCTTGCCGAGGTAGTCGTTGGTGTCACCGTGGAGCCGGATGGTGACCCCGCGCGGCACGAAGGCTCCGAGCGAGTTGCCGCCCGACCCGTTGAGCGTGATCGAGATCGTGTCGTCCGGCAGCCCGGCGCCCCCGTAGCGGCGGGTGACCTCGGCGCCGAGCATGGTGCCGACCGTCCGGTTGACGTTGCGCACCGGCAGCGTGACCTGCACGGGGCGGGCGTCCTCGAGCGCGTCGTGGGCCAGCGCGATGAGCTGGTGGTCCAGGGCCTTCTCCAGCCCGTGGTCCTGGGTCGTGACCTGGCGCCGGGCCGTGCCCTCGGGCAGGTCCGGCACGTGCAGCAGCGGCGTGAGGTCGAGGCCCTGGGCCTTCCAGTGCTGGACGGCGGCCGCCGTGTCGAGGAACTCGGCGTGGCCGATCGCCTCCTCCAGCGAGCGGAAGCCGAGCTTGGCCAGCCACTCGCGGACCTCTTCGGCGATGTACTCGAAGAAGGTCACCACGAAGTCCGCCGAGCCGGAGAAGCGCTCGCGCAGGGCCGGGTTCTGCGTGGCGATGCCGACGGGACAGGTGTCCAGGTGGCAGACGCGCATCATGATGCAGCCCGACACGACGAGCGGCGCGGTCGCGAAGCCGTACTCCTCGGCCCCGAGCAGCGCGGCGACGATGACGTCGCGGCCGGTCTTCAGCTGGCCGTCGGCCTGCACCACGATCCGGTCGCGCAGCCCGTTGAGCAGCAGCGTCTGCTGCGTCTCGGCGAGGCCGAGCTCCCACGGCGTGCCGGCGTGCTTGAGGCTCGTCAGCGGGGACGCGCCCGTGCCGCCGTCGTGGCCGGAGATCAGCACGACGTCCGCGTGGGCCTTGCTCACGCCGGCCGCGACCGTGCCGACCCCGACCTCCGCGACCAGCTTCACGTGAATTCGAGCATTCGAATTGGCGTTCTTGAGGTCGTGGATCAGCTGGGCGAGGTCCTCGATGGAGTAGATGTCGTGGTGCGGCGGCGGCGAGATGAGGCCCACGCCCGGCGTGGAGTGCCGGGTGCGCGCGACCCACGGGTAGACCTTGTGGCCGGGCAGCTGACCGCCCTCGCCGGGCTTCGCGCCCTGCGCCATCTTGATCTGGATGTCGTCCGCGTTCACGAGGTACTCGCTCGTGACGCCGAACCGGCCGCTGGCGACCTGCTTGACGGCGCTGCGCCGCTCCGGGTCGTACAGCCGCTCCGGGTCCTCGCCGCCCTCGCCCGTGTTGGACCGGCCACCCAGCCGGTTCATCGCGATGGCCAGGGTCTCGTGCGCCTCCTGGCTGATGGAGCCGTAGCTCATCGCGCCGGTGTTGAAGCGCTTGACGATCTCGGAGACCGGCTCGACCTCGTCGATCGGGACGGCCGGCCGGACGCCCTCGCGCAGGGAGAACAGGCCGCGCAGCGTCATCAGCCGCTCGGACTGCTCGTCCACCCGGGAGGTGTACTGCTTGAACACGTCGTAGCGGCGCGCCCGGGTCGAGTGCTGCAGCCGGAAGACGGTCTCCGGGTCGAACAGGTGCGGCTCGCCCTCGCGGCGCCACTGGTACTCGCCGCCGACCTCGAGCTTGCGGTGCAGCGGCAGCGCGCCGGACGCCGGGTACGCCGAGCGGTGCCGGCGGGCCACCTCCTCGGAGATGACCTCCAGGCCCACGCCGCCGAGCTTGGACTGCGTGCCGGTGAAGTAGCGGTCGACGAGCTCCTGGGAGAGGCCGAGCGCCTCGAACACCTGCGCGCCGCGGTAGGACGCGACGGTCGAGATGCCCATCTTGCTCATGACCTTGAGGACGCCCTTGCCGAGCGCCTTCACCAGGTTGCGAACGGCCTTCTCCGGCTCGACCCCGGTGACGATGCCCTCCGCGACGAGCTCCTCGACCGACTCCATGGCGAGGTACGGGTTCACCGCAGCCGCGCCGTAGCCGATGAGCAGCGCGACGTGGTGAACCTCGCGGACGTCGCCCGCCTCCACGATGAGCCCGACCTGCAGGCGGGTCTTCTCGCGGATGAGGTGGTGGTGGATCGCCGAGGTGAGCAGCAGCGACGGGATCGGGGCGAGGTTAGCGTCGGAGTCGCGGTCGGACAGCACGATGAAGCGCGCGCCCTGCGCGATCGCGGCGGAGGCCTCCGCGCACAGCTCGTCGAGCCGGGCGGCGAGCGCCTGGCCGTCGCCGTGCGGGTCGTAGAGGCCGCGCAGCACGACGGTGCCCCACCCGGGCAGGTCGCCGTCGTTGTTGATGTGCACGATCTTGGCGAGCTCGTCGTTGTCGATCACCGGGAACGGCAGCACGACCTGGCGGCAGTGCGCCGGCGTCGCGTCGAGCGCGTTGAGCTCCGGGCCGACCGTGGACGACAGCGAGGTGACGAGCTCCTCGCGGATGGCGTCCAGCGGCGGGTTGGTGACCTGCGCGAACAGCTGGGTGAAGTAGTCGAAGAGCAGCCGCGGGCGCTCCGACAGCACCGCGATCGGCGTGTCGGTGCCCATCGAGCCGATCGGCTCGGCACCCGCGCGCGCCATCGGGGCGAGCAGGACGCGCAGCTCCTCCTGCGTGTAGCCGAAGGTGCGCTGGCGGCGGCTCACCGAGGCGGCGGTGTGGCTCACGTGCTCGCGGTCCGGCAGGTCCGCGAGGCTGACCAGGCCGGCGTGCAGCCACTCGTCGTACGGCGCGGCGGCCGCGAGCTCGCCCTTGACCTCGTCGTCCTCGATGATCCGGCCACGCTCGGTGTCGACCAGGAACATGCGGCCCGGCTGGAGCCGGCCCTTGCGGACGACCGTCGCCGGGTCCAGCTCGAGCACGCCGGCCTCGCTGCCGAGCACGACCAGGCCGTCCTCGGTCACCCAGTAGCGCCCCGGGCGCAGGCCGTTGCGGTCGAGCACGGCGCCGACGAGCGTGCCGTCGGTGAAGCAGACCGCGGCCGGCCCGTCCCACGGCTCCATGATCGAGCCGTGGTACTCGTAGAACGCCCGCCGGGCGGCGTCCATCGTGCCGTCGCCCTCCCACGCCTCGGGGATCATCATCAGCACGGCGTGGGGCAGCGAGCGCCCGCCCAGGTGGAGCAGCTCGAGGACCTCGTCGAAGCTGGCCGAGTCGCTGGCCCCGGGGGTGCAGATCGGCGAGAGCCGGGACAGGTCGCCCGGGATCTTGTCCGACTGCAGCAGGCTCTCCCGGGCCGCCATCCAGTTGCGGTTGCCGCGCACCGTGTTGATCTCGCCGTTGTGGGCGATCAAGCGGTACGGGTGCGCCAACGGCCACGACGGGAAGGTGTTCGTGGAGAAGCGGGAGTGGACCAGCGCCAGCTCCGTGGCGTAGCGCTCGTCGGACAGGTCCGGGTAGAACGGCTCGAGCTGGGCCGTCGTGAGCATGCCCTTGTAGACCAGCGTCCGCGCCGACAGCGACGGGAAGTAGACCTCGTGCTCGCGCTCGGAGCGCTTGCGCAGGCAGAAGGCGAGCCGGTCGAGCTCGACGCCCTCGGCGGTCGTGCCCTCGGCGGCCACCACGAAGACCTGCCGGAAGGACGGCATGACCATCCGCGCGGTGTGGCCCAGCAGGTCGGGCGTGACCGGGACATCGCGCCAGCCGAGGACGCGCAGGCCCTCCTCGGCGGCGATGGCCTCGACGGCCGCAGCGGTCGCGTCGGCGGCCTCCGGGTCGGCAGGAAGGAACGCGGTGCCCACGGCGTACGCGCCGGCCGGCGGCAGCTCGAAGGGAACCACCGCGCGCAGGAACGCGTCAGGAACCTGCGTGAGGATTCCCGCGCCGTCACCGCTGTCCGGCTCGGCGCCGGAGGCCCCGCGGTGGTCGAGGTTGCGCAGAGCGGTGATGGCGGCCTGCACGATGTCGTGGCCGGCGGCTCCGCGCAGCGTCGCGACCATGGCGACACCGCATGCGTCGTGCTCGGACTGCCCGTCGTACAGGCCCTGAGGGGCCGGGAACGCGGGCGAGGGGAGGGCGGTCATCCGTCGTCTCCTCTGCTGGAAAAAGGGGGGCGGGACGACGTTGGCCCAGAGGATTTTGCCGGCCGCTCGGGGGTAGCAGCCCGCGTAGAAGCGCAGGTTACATCAGTGTTGCGGGCTGCCTACAGGATTTGGTGCGCCCGCGACACGACGGCGTGACGGCCGGGGGGCCGGGGTCGCCTGCCCTACGGGCAACGGTACGCCCGCCGGTCACTCCCGGCGCGGGGCCTCCGCTGTCGGATCGGTCACCTCGGCCGTCGCGCCGCCCTCGAGCGGGGCTTGCGGGTGGCTCGCGTCGCTCACCCCACCGCCGCCGTGCGCACCGTCGCCCGGGAGGCTGCCGCCCGTGCCCGCCGTGCCTGACATGACCGCCGTGCTCCCGGTGCTCCCGGCGCTCCCCGTGCCCGCCGGGCTGCCCGCCGTCGCCGCGACCACGTCGGGCTCCCCGTCGACGCCCCCCGGCTCGACCTGGTCCTCGCGGCCCGGCCGCAGCCGCGCCGACACCGCGATGTAGGCCACCGCGAGGACGAAGACGACCGCGGCCGTCCACTGGTTGAGCCGCAGGCCGAGGACCTGCTCTGCGGTGTCGACCCGCAGCGCCTCGATCCACGACCGGCCGACGCAGTAGGCGGCGACGTAGAGGGCGAACGCCCGGCCGTGGCCGAGCCGGAACCGGCGGTCGGCCCACACGACCAGAGCCGCCACCCCGAGGTTCCACACCAGCTCGTAGAGGAACGCGGGGTGGTACGTGGCCTGATCGAGGGTCTCGGTCGGCCGGTGCTCCGCGTCGATCTCAAGCGCCCAGGGGACGTCAGTGGCGCGGCCGTACAGCTCCTGGTTGAACCAGTTGCCGAGCCGGCCCACGGCCTGGGCGACGGCCAGGCCGGGCGCGAGCGCGTCCGCGAAGGGCGGCAGCGCGATTCCCCGCTGCCGGCAGCCGATCCAGGCCCCGACGGCACCGAGCGCGATGGCGCCCCAGATCCCGAGGCCCCCCTCCCACACCTTCAGCGCGTCGACCGGGTCACCACCGGAACCGAAGTAGGGCTCAGGAGTCGTGACGACGTGGTAGAGCCGGCCGCCCACGATGCCGAAGGGCACGGCCCAGATCGCGATGTCGCCCACGGTGCCGGCCCGGCCGCCGCGCGCCCGCCACCGGCGGTCGCTGATGACGATCGTCAGCACGATGCCGGCGAGGATGCTCAGCGCATAGGCGCGCAGCGGGAGCGGGCCGAGGTGCCAGACCCCCTCGGACGGGCTGGGGATCGAGGCGAGGACGGCGACGCCGGCGTCGGCGGGAGAAGGGCTCATCAGGCTCGGACCCTACCGGGGCAGGCGGGCGGCCGGGGCTACTGCGCGGTGCCGGCGCGCTCGCCGGCCCCACGGCGTACGCCGGCCGCGAGCTCGCCCGCGAGGGCGTGCACGGCGGCGGCACCGTCGGCGGGCGAGGCGGCGTCCAGCAGCTCGCGGACGAAGGCCGACCCCACGATGACGCCGTCGGCGTAGCCCGCCACCTCGGTGGCCTGCTCGGCGGTGGAGACCCCGAGCCCGACGCACACGGGCAGGCCCGTCGCCACCCGCGTCCGGGCCACGAGGCCGCGCGCCGCGCCGCTCACCGCGCCGCGCACACCGGTGACGCCCATCAGCGAGGCGGCGTAGACGAAGCCACGGCAGACCGACGTCGTGAGCGCGATCCGCTCGTCACTCGAGGACGGGGCGACGAGGAAGACGCTGTCCAGGCCGAGGGGGTCGGCGGCGGCGAGCCAGTCGCCGGACTCCTCGGGCGGCAGGTCGGGCAGGATCACGCCCGCTCCCCCGGCCGCGGCCAGGTCGGCGGCGAACCGCGCCGGGCCGATGTGGTCGATGGGGTTGTAGTAGCTCATGACGAGCGTGGGCGTGCCGGTC
This genomic interval carries:
- the pyk gene encoding pyruvate kinase; this translates as MRRAKIVCTLGPSVDGYERIKALVEAGMNVARFNLSHADYAEHEARYRWVRQVAEETGRPIAVLVDLQGPKIRTGTFAEGPVVLTAGDEFTITTEDIPGTQEIVSTTYKGLAGDVAPGDPLLVDDGRVALEVVRVDGPRVVTRVVEGGVVSNNKGINLPGVGVSVPALSEKDIQDLRWALHLRADLIALSFVRDANDIVDVHRIMDEEGVRLPVVAKVEKPQAVDALEGIVDAFDGIMVARGDLGVELPLEQVPLVQKRAVDLARRSAKPVIVATQMLESMISASRPTRAETSDVANAVLDGADAVMLSGETSVGKYPLETVSTMARIVATVERDALSEIRPLGTRPHTKSGAITRAAAEVAEQLGAKYLVTFTTSGDSARRVSRLRHSVPLLAFTPVPETQRQLALSWGVETFLSPMVQHTDQMVLQVDRTLLETGMCQQGDLVVVVAGAPPGIPGSINALRVHRIGDAVQKAAPAYGDPLEEGAQGA
- a CDS encoding type 1 glutamine amidotransferase domain-containing protein, whose amino-acid sequence is MALQGKKIAFLVATEGIEQVELTEPWKAVRDAGGTPALVAPEAGTVQAFDHLDKADTFDVDVPLDSADVADFDGLVLPGGVANPDNLRTIPAAVAFAKAFLDAGKPVAVICHGPWTLIESGAVRGRTLTSWPSLQTDVRNAGGTWVDAEVHVDESGAGPLISSRKPDDLEAFCREIAARF
- a CDS encoding glutamate synthase subunit beta, with product MADPRGFLKAGRELPKRRPVEVRIRDWHEVYEEMSVDGLRAQAGRCMDCGIPFCHNGCPLGNLIPEWNDLSWRDDWQEAIERLHATNNFPEFTGRLCPAPCEAACVLGIGDDPVTIKQVEVSIIDRAWAEGWVQPQPPERLTGKTVAVVGSGPAGLAAAQQLTRAGHTVAVYERADEIGGLLRYGIPEFKMEKRQVDRRIAQMKAEGTRFRPGVDVGHEVTGQQLRARYDAVVLAIGATAARDLPIPGRELGGIHQAMEFLPHANRYARDATYQVPITAEDKDVVIIGGGDTGADCLGTSIRQGARSIKQFEIMPRPTEERPSSQPWPTYPMVYRVSSAHEEGGERLYAINTTEFVGDEQGNVKALRTVEVQMVDGRFQPVEGSEQEIPAQLVLLAMGFVGPEKGGLVEQLGVELDARGNVVRDASYASTVEGVFVAGDAGRGQSLIVWAIAEGRSCAAGVDAYLKGCESELPVPIPPTARPLLA
- the gltB gene encoding glutamate synthase large subunit; its protein translation is MTALPSPAFPAPQGLYDGQSEHDACGVAMVATLRGAAGHDIVQAAITALRNLDHRGASGAEPDSGDGAGILTQVPDAFLRAVVPFELPPAGAYAVGTAFLPADPEAADATAAAVEAIAAEEGLRVLGWRDVPVTPDLLGHTARMVMPSFRQVFVVAAEGTTAEGVELDRLAFCLRKRSEREHEVYFPSLSARTLVYKGMLTTAQLEPFYPDLSDERYATELALVHSRFSTNTFPSWPLAHPYRLIAHNGEINTVRGNRNWMAARESLLQSDKIPGDLSRLSPICTPGASDSASFDEVLELLHLGGRSLPHAVLMMIPEAWEGDGTMDAARRAFYEYHGSIMEPWDGPAAVCFTDGTLVGAVLDRNGLRPGRYWVTEDGLVVLGSEAGVLELDPATVVRKGRLQPGRMFLVDTERGRIIEDDEVKGELAAAAPYDEWLHAGLVSLADLPDREHVSHTAASVSRRQRTFGYTQEELRVLLAPMARAGAEPIGSMGTDTPIAVLSERPRLLFDYFTQLFAQVTNPPLDAIREELVTSLSSTVGPELNALDATPAHCRQVVLPFPVIDNDELAKIVHINNDGDLPGWGTVVLRGLYDPHGDGQALAARLDELCAEASAAIAQGARFIVLSDRDSDANLAPIPSLLLTSAIHHHLIREKTRLQVGLIVEAGDVREVHHVALLIGYGAAAVNPYLAMESVEELVAEGIVTGVEPEKAVRNLVKALGKGVLKVMSKMGISTVASYRGAQVFEALGLSQELVDRYFTGTQSKLGGVGLEVISEEVARRHRSAYPASGALPLHRKLEVGGEYQWRREGEPHLFDPETVFRLQHSTRARRYDVFKQYTSRVDEQSERLMTLRGLFSLREGVRPAVPIDEVEPVSEIVKRFNTGAMSYGSISQEAHETLAIAMNRLGGRSNTGEGGEDPERLYDPERRSAVKQVASGRFGVTSEYLVNADDIQIKMAQGAKPGEGGQLPGHKVYPWVARTRHSTPGVGLISPPPHHDIYSIEDLAQLIHDLKNANSNARIHVKLVAEVGVGTVAAGVSKAHADVVLISGHDGGTGASPLTSLKHAGTPWELGLAETQQTLLLNGLRDRIVVQADGQLKTGRDVIVAALLGAEEYGFATAPLVVSGCIMMRVCHLDTCPVGIATQNPALRERFSGSADFVVTFFEYIAEEVREWLAKLGFRSLEEAIGHAEFLDTAAAVQHWKAQGLDLTPLLHVPDLPEGTARRQVTTQDHGLEKALDHQLIALAHDALEDARPVQVTLPVRNVNRTVGTMLGAEVTRRYGGAGLPDDTISITLNGSGGNSLGAFVPRGVTIRLHGDTNDYLGKGLSGGRLIVRPDASAPFAAEQNTIAGNVSLYGATSGEVLVSGLVGERFAVRNSGATAVVEGVGDHALEYMTGGTVVILGPTGRNVAAGMSGGVAYILDLRADRVNREMVDVEQLDAEDLELLRLLVTKHREETGSAVALRLLTEWDAAAARFSKIMPRDYKRVLEARAKALAEGLDVDTVVMEASRG
- the lgt gene encoding prolipoprotein diacylglyceryl transferase, whose product is MSPSPADAGVAVLASIPSPSEGVWHLGPLPLRAYALSILAGIVLTIVISDRRWRARGGRAGTVGDIAIWAVPFGIVGGRLYHVVTTPEPYFGSGGDPVDALKVWEGGLGIWGAIALGAVGAWIGCRQRGIALPPFADALAPGLAVAQAVGRLGNWFNQELYGRATDVPWALEIDAEHRPTETLDQATYHPAFLYELVWNLGVAALVVWADRRFRLGHGRAFALYVAAYCVGRSWIEALRVDTAEQVLGLRLNQWTAAVVFVLAVAYIAVSARLRPGREDQVEPGGVDGEPDVVAATAGSPAGTGSAGSTGSTAVMSGTAGTGGSLPGDGAHGGGGVSDASHPQAPLEGGATAEVTDPTAEAPRRE
- the trpA gene encoding tryptophan synthase subunit alpha, producing the protein MVTALSDTLAKARAEGRAALVGYLPAGFPTLAGGIDALTAMVDGGVDVVEVGLPYSDPMLDGPTIQDAVDVALRGGATPRDVLTTVEAVAATGTPTLVMSYYNPIDHIGPARFAADLAAAGGAGVILPDLPPEESGDWLAAADPLGLDSVFLVAPSSSDERIALTTSVCRGFVYAASLMGVTGVRGAVSGAARGLVARTRVATGLPVCVGLGVSTAEQATEVAGYADGVIVGSAFVRELLDAASPADGAAAVHALAGELAAGVRRGAGERAGTAQ